In Bradyrhizobium sp. WD16, the genomic stretch CCAGGTCGGAGCCGTCGTGGTTCGGCTTTCCGCTGACTGTTCGGGCGGATGCTCCCTTTTCGCGGGACCAGCTGGTTCAGCACCTGAATTCAAAGAAGATTGGAACCAGGCTGCTGTTCGGAGGCAATCTGATCCGGCAGCCTTATATGCTCAAGCAGGGCTACAAGGTGGTCGGCGATCTCACCAATAGCGATACGGTCATGACTTCGACGTTCTGGGTCGGTGTGTATCCGGGCCTATCAAGAGCGGCCCTCGATTACACGATCGAGGTCATTCGGCGTTTCGTGGACAAGATTTGAACGGGGCGCTGCCCGAGAAGGTTGAGCTATGAACGGTGCGGATTACATCGCCGCTTTCTTGGTCGATCGTGGGATTACGCAGGTTTACCTGATGAATGGGGGAGCCTGCGCATTCATGATCGACGCGATTGGACGAAATCCAGGCATTGACTACATAGCAATGCAGCACGAGCAGGCCGCGGCGATGGCCGCTGACGCCTCGTGGCGAGTGACCGGCGTTCCGGGCGTGTCACTCGCGACAAGTGGCCCGGGGGCCACAAACCTGATCACTGGAATTGCTTGCTCCTATTTCGATTCCATTCCCTCGCTGCACATCACTGGCCAAGTCAACATGCGGGAAAGTGCTGTGTACCTGGGGGCGAGCGTTCGCCAAGCCGGTTTTCAGGAAACGAACATCGTCGACATGGTTCGCCCGATCACCAAATACGCGGTGCAGGTCCATAACGTCGATGAACTTAAGGTCGAACTCTCGAGAGCGTACAACATCGCCATGTCGGGACGGCGGGGGCCGGTCTTGATCGACGTGCCGATGAACGTTCAGCAGGATGCGGTCGGTGAAGGCGTGCTCTATGATCCGACGCTCGGCTGGGAAAATTGGGGAGAGCCAGACCTGGACGAGCGCGCCCGAGAACTCAACTCGTTTCTCTTGTCGGGCGCCAGACCACTGCTGCTCTTTGGGGCAGGAGTGGGGCTTTCGGGATCTCATGTGCAGCTTGAACAGTGGTTGAGACGGTCCGAATTTCCGTTCGTTGCCAGTTGGAATGCGCTCACTTATTTCGATCACCGTCTGACGAATTACCTGGGCCAGATCGGCGTCTACGGAAATCGAGGGGCCAACGCCGCCCTGCAGAATTGCGATCGTCTTCTGGTGCTGGGAAGTCGACTCGACAACCGGCAGCGCTCCGGCAATCCGGCGACCTTTGCGCCAGAAGCAAGGGTAATGGTTCTCGATATCGACGGTGAAGAACTCAAGAAGTATGCAGGGTCGAATTACGTGACGTCGCAGCTGGATTTGGCGCACTTGCCGCCATTGCTGGGCCGCATCACCGAG encodes the following:
- a CDS encoding thiamine pyrophosphate-binding protein, which codes for MNGADYIAAFLVDRGITQVYLMNGGACAFMIDAIGRNPGIDYIAMQHEQAAAMAADASWRVTGVPGVSLATSGPGATNLITGIACSYFDSIPSLHITGQVNMRESAVYLGASVRQAGFQETNIVDMVRPITKYAVQVHNVDELKVELSRAYNIAMSGRRGPVLIDVPMNVQQDAVGEGVLYDPTLGWENWGEPDLDERARELNSFLLSGARPLLLFGAGVGLSGSHVQLEQWLRRSEFPFVASWNALTYFDHRLTNYLGQIGVYGNRGANAALQNCDRLLVLGSRLDNRQRSGNPATFAPEARVMVLDIDGEELKKYAGSNYVTSQLDLAHLPPLLGRITEPPLSAEWRAYLSQLKADYYNKDLSTFSKQHGTISPYEIVAALNSIIEDDAIVIADTGATVCWTNQSFCRTNQTFFTAGGNSPMGYALPAAIGAALLAPNRQVICVIGDGGLQVNIQELQTIKAYDLNITIVVMNNHGYGIIKQFQDSYMEGRHEASGRGYSVPDLGAISQAYGLGYVKLGSPRDVGPHIFQQNKATLVEVPLHPGTLIEPKLEMGRPINDQFPYVSDEIFSRDNKFTTLSRRR